A genomic stretch from Oreochromis niloticus isolate F11D_XX linkage group LG11, O_niloticus_UMD_NMBU, whole genome shotgun sequence includes:
- the LOC102076461 gene encoding CD209 antigen-like protein C isoform X2 has protein sequence MTPKDAETIYDEVNTEQRKWDAPLVITENKEEAPARTRLLLVVTGLVIICLILVSVIIALIFHFNTVMREQKREMSNITAQNLQLMKQKTSSERRTEELTRERDQLNWTIGVIMEYQEFSVEKHCPQKVCKPCLDGWVLFQSSCYLFSQHQYLSRWRTWDESRDYCKMYQAALAVIESQEEQEFINNHTKDYHADDRHGYWIGLRAESPKDTWTWVDGSNLTVTYWKTQQAVNRFCALSLPKAPPLANWGKESCDMKNRWICERRALIKGH, from the exons AGAATAAAGAGGAAGCTCCAGCCCGTACTCGGCTTCTGTTGGTTGTGACAGGTCTGGTGATTATTTGCCTCATCTTGGTGTCAGTCATCATCGCCCTCATTTTCCACT TTAACACAGTCATGAGGGAGCAGAAAAGAGAAATGTCcaacatcacagcacagaaccTGCAGCTGATGAAACAGAAGACGTCCTCAGAGCGACGGACAGAGGAGCTGACCAGAGAGAGAGACCAACTCAACTGGACCATCGGAGTCATCATGGAATATCAGGAATTTTCAGTGGAAAAACACTGCCCACAGAAAG TGTGTAAACCTTGCCTGGATGGCTGGGTGCTGTTTCAGTCAAGCTGTTATTTGTTTTCCCAACATCAGTATTTGAGTCGTTGGAGGACCTGGGATGAAAGTCGTGATTACTGCAAAATGTATCAGGCGGCTCTGGCAGTGATTGAAAGTCAGGAAGAACAG gaatttatcaacaaccacacTAAGGACTATCACGCTGATGATAGGCATGGCTACTGGATCGGTTTGAGAGCGGAGAGCCCAAAGGACACGTGGACGTGGGTAGATGGAAGTAATCTCACTGTGAC gtACTGGAAAACGCAACAAGCTGTGAACAGATTTTGCGCTTTAAGTCTACCAAAAGCGCCCCCTCTGGCCAACTGGGGCAAAGAGAGCTGTGACATGAAAAACCGTTGGATCTGTGAAAGAAGAGCGTTAATTAAAGGACATTAG